One region of Collinsella aerofaciens ATCC 25986 genomic DNA includes:
- a CDS encoding HAD-IIB family hydrolase gives MGLEGIKLIACDLDGTLLHPGEREPRPEAFELINELHRRGIVFMPASGRQYASLRYLFAPVADELAYVCENGALVMSEGRAVVKRSMERSLAMDIANAVVAYPHADVTLSCEGHLYTISGNDAFIDHLRYEVHCDVTVVDRPEDIDEDVIKIAFQTPETEQPAALEYFARRFSDRVDVMTSGTEWTDFIGFDSGKGSALADYGRALGISPNEMMAFGDNENDRDMLNVVGHPYLMESCNPSMRGVNDRVRYVRTVEEELRRLLAE, from the coding sequence ATGGGTCTTGAGGGAATCAAGCTGATCGCCTGCGATTTGGATGGCACGTTGCTGCATCCGGGGGAGCGCGAGCCGCGTCCCGAGGCCTTTGAGCTCATTAATGAGCTGCATCGTCGCGGTATTGTGTTTATGCCGGCGAGCGGCCGTCAATATGCGAGCTTGCGCTATCTGTTTGCCCCGGTGGCCGATGAGCTCGCCTATGTATGCGAAAACGGAGCCCTGGTGATGAGCGAGGGGCGCGCCGTTGTCAAACGTTCCATGGAACGTAGCCTTGCTATGGATATCGCGAATGCCGTGGTCGCCTACCCCCATGCCGACGTAACCCTTTCCTGCGAGGGGCACCTCTACACCATAAGCGGTAACGATGCATTCATCGACCATTTGCGTTACGAGGTCCACTGCGATGTGACGGTGGTCGACCGTCCCGAGGACATTGACGAGGATGTCATTAAGATTGCGTTTCAAACGCCCGAGACAGAGCAGCCGGCGGCGTTGGAGTATTTTGCGCGTCGCTTTAGCGACCGGGTCGATGTGATGACGTCGGGAACCGAATGGACCGACTTTATCGGCTTTGATTCGGGCAAAGGGTCCGCGCTTGCCGATTATGGTCGCGCACTGGGGATCTCACCTAACGAAATGATGGCGTTTGGCGATAACGAAAACGATCGCGACATGCTCAACGTGGTGGGCCATCCCTATCTGATGGAGAGCTGCAATCCCAGCATGCGCGGTGTCAATGACCGTGTCCGCTACGTGCGCACGGTCGAAGAAGAGCTGCGTCGTCTACTTGCTGAGTAG
- a CDS encoding Fur family transcriptional regulator, giving the protein MAVQRRNTKQRKLVLDAVRQSYNHPTADEIYNAVRAQDDKISRGTVYRNLNLLADAGEILSIKTPGGSRFDRTIEPHAHIICTSCSRVIDVPLPFDAQLDAKASEQIGWNVTSHYTIFEGLCPNCR; this is encoded by the coding sequence ATGGCGGTGCAAAGAAGAAACACCAAGCAGCGGAAGCTGGTTCTTGACGCCGTGCGCCAAAGCTATAACCACCCCACCGCCGATGAGATCTACAACGCCGTGCGCGCGCAGGATGACAAAATCAGCCGCGGTACGGTCTACCGCAATCTCAATCTCTTGGCCGACGCCGGCGAGATCCTCTCCATCAAGACGCCGGGCGGCAGCCGCTTCGATCGCACGATCGAGCCGCATGCGCATATCATCTGCACCTCGTGCAGCCGCGTCATCGACGTACCGCTCCCCTTCGATGCCCAGCTCGACGCCAAGGCGTCCGAGCAAATCGGCTGGAACGTCACCTCGCACTACACCATCTTCGAGGGTCTCTGCCCCAACTGTAGGTAG
- a CDS encoding acylphosphatase, protein MGLFDTFFSSVTGGSREPQKPSNIELELRRRLTVLASDEATQDTPLRYFLHWTGQVQGVGFRFTNTNLAQARALTGWVRNMEDGSVEMEIQGAPANILSHLEALHASYERMGTRFRLVDAQARAPLTNEDGFSPRY, encoded by the coding sequence ATGGGCCTCTTCGATACGTTCTTCTCCAGCGTCACCGGCGGCAGTCGAGAGCCTCAAAAACCATCAAACATCGAGCTCGAGCTGCGCCGCAGGCTTACTGTGCTCGCAAGCGACGAGGCCACTCAAGACACTCCCCTGCGCTACTTCCTGCACTGGACGGGGCAAGTCCAAGGCGTTGGTTTTCGCTTTACCAACACCAACCTCGCACAGGCACGCGCACTCACCGGCTGGGTGCGTAACATGGAAGACGGCTCAGTCGAGATGGAGATACAGGGAGCTCCGGCAAATATCCTATCTCATCTCGAGGCGCTTCATGCCTCCTACGAGCGCATGGGAACGCGCTTTCGCCTCGTAGACGCCCAGGCCCGAGCCCCACTTACCAATGAAGACGGTTTCAGTCCTCGTTATTAG
- a CDS encoding Gfo/Idh/MocA family protein — protein MLRIATIGTSMITDDFIQVVNANDQAAFVGTLSRDANRGAAFTAEHGGERNFTALDELASAADVDAVYIGSPNALHYEQALACIAGGKHVIVEKPFCATEAQALEVFRAAEAAGVVALEAMRPLHDPAFHAIEDALGEIAPIRRASLRFGKYSSRYNEILAGRSTNIFDCNMASGSLMDIGVYTVEPMVEIFGMPSGLTSMATLLDPTTRQLTHGPIDGCGSILASYGGGRISVELAHSKITNDLLPSQIEGERGTIQIDHLSTPRNVRIDYRGDVVRGSATEAPREQGDNGRVLDLPKSSNTMEYELTDFITAIGGIDNVKEEIWETPAGRHELGHYRDVTLVSLRIMDAVRQQAGITFPADSVKQA, from the coding sequence ATGCTGCGTATAGCGACCATCGGCACATCCATGATCACCGACGACTTTATCCAGGTCGTCAATGCCAACGACCAAGCCGCGTTTGTGGGCACGCTTTCACGCGATGCCAATCGCGGTGCCGCCTTTACCGCCGAGCACGGCGGCGAGCGTAACTTCACCGCACTTGACGAGCTTGCGTCCGCTGCCGACGTCGACGCCGTCTATATCGGCAGCCCCAACGCACTTCACTACGAGCAGGCCCTTGCCTGCATCGCCGGTGGCAAGCACGTCATCGTCGAGAAGCCCTTCTGCGCCACCGAGGCGCAGGCGCTGGAAGTCTTCCGCGCTGCCGAGGCAGCAGGTGTCGTGGCCCTCGAGGCCATGCGCCCGCTCCATGACCCCGCTTTCCACGCCATCGAGGACGCCCTGGGCGAGATTGCGCCCATTCGTCGTGCCTCATTGCGCTTTGGCAAGTATTCCTCGCGCTACAACGAGATTCTCGCGGGACGCTCCACCAATATCTTCGACTGCAATATGGCATCGGGTTCCCTCATGGACATTGGCGTCTACACCGTCGAGCCCATGGTCGAGATTTTCGGCATGCCCTCCGGCCTTACGAGCATGGCTACTCTGCTCGACCCCACCACGCGACAGCTCACGCACGGCCCCATCGACGGCTGCGGTTCTATCCTCGCCAGCTACGGCGGTGGCCGCATCTCCGTCGAGCTCGCGCACTCCAAAATTACGAATGACCTGCTGCCCTCGCAGATCGAAGGCGAGCGTGGCACTATCCAGATCGACCATCTGTCCACGCCCCGCAACGTCCGCATCGACTATCGCGGCGATGTCGTACGCGGCTCGGCGACCGAGGCACCGCGCGAACAGGGCGACAACGGCCGCGTGCTCGACCTGCCCAAATCGAGCAACACCATGGAATACGAACTCACAGACTTTATCACCGCCATCGGCGGCATCGATAACGTTAAGGAAGAGATTTGGGAGACCCCGGCGGGACGCCATGAGCTCGGCCACTACCGCGATGTCACGCTCGTCTCGCTGCGCATCATGGATGCCGTGCGTCAGCAGGCCGGCATTACCTTCCCCGCCGATTCAGTCAAGCAGGCATAG
- the rnhA gene encoding ribonuclease HI has protein sequence MALQWSLTRNVPNERNHVKVIIYTDGSARSNPGRGGYGAVLKYTNPAGKTFTSELSRGYAKTTNNRMELMAVIVALEALNRPCDVEVHSDSQYVVNAFNKHWIDGWKKRGWKTANKQPVKNRDLWERLLAAKSKHKVEFIWVKGHAGHELNERCDELATTAADGANLDIDAGFNESDL, from the coding sequence ATGGCGCTACAATGGTCACTCACGCGAAACGTACCCAACGAAAGGAACCATGTGAAGGTCATCATCTATACCGACGGCTCGGCCCGATCAAATCCGGGACGTGGCGGCTACGGCGCCGTGCTCAAATACACCAACCCCGCCGGCAAGACCTTCACCTCTGAGCTTTCGCGCGGCTACGCCAAGACCACCAACAACCGCATGGAGCTCATGGCGGTCATCGTGGCACTCGAGGCGCTCAACCGCCCCTGCGACGTCGAAGTCCATTCCGATTCGCAGTACGTCGTCAACGCCTTCAACAAGCACTGGATTGACGGATGGAAAAAACGCGGCTGGAAGACCGCCAACAAGCAGCCTGTCAAGAACCGCGACCTGTGGGAGCGTCTGCTTGCCGCAAAGAGCAAGCATAAGGTGGAGTTCATCTGGGTTAAGGGTCACGCCGGCCATGAGCTCAACGAGCGCTGCGACGAGCTTGCCACCACGGCGGCCGACGGAGCCAACCTCGATATCGACGCCGGCTTTAACGAGAGCGACCTGTAA
- a CDS encoding LysR family transcriptional regulator, translating to MTLQQLRFLIAVAESGSINAAAQRLYTAQSNISNAVKSLEQELHLEIFTRSSRGVTLTNDGTELLGYARQVVEQADMLEARYEDGGTPQARLAVSAQHYAFSVEAFVNVVERCRDSKFEFIMRETTTAQIIDDVRAFRSDIGILYLDDFNARVLQKAFADARASFHPLFDAKVHVFVSKRHPLARRSQLSLADLTPYTRYSFEQGTSNSFYYAEEPFSYIPCNRNIRVSDRGTLTNLLITSNGYALSTGVLSSEMQWGMASIPLADAPTMHVGYIMHDDRKPSPLLQQYLDELNRIIHANQLSEDGVEIVDC from the coding sequence ATGACCCTTCAGCAGCTTCGTTTTCTGATTGCCGTGGCAGAGTCCGGCTCAATCAACGCTGCAGCCCAGCGCCTCTATACCGCTCAGTCCAACATCTCAAACGCCGTCAAAAGCCTGGAACAGGAGCTCCATCTGGAGATCTTTACGCGCTCCAGCCGCGGCGTCACGCTCACCAACGACGGCACCGAGCTTTTGGGCTATGCGCGCCAGGTCGTAGAGCAGGCCGACATGCTCGAGGCACGCTACGAGGACGGCGGCACACCCCAGGCGCGCCTTGCCGTCTCGGCCCAGCACTACGCGTTTTCGGTCGAGGCCTTTGTCAACGTCGTCGAGCGCTGCCGCGACAGCAAGTTCGAGTTCATCATGCGCGAGACCACCACGGCGCAGATCATCGACGACGTCCGTGCGTTTCGCAGCGATATCGGCATTCTGTATCTGGATGACTTTAACGCCCGCGTTCTGCAGAAGGCCTTCGCCGATGCCCGAGCGAGCTTTCATCCCCTCTTTGATGCGAAGGTCCACGTGTTCGTCAGCAAACGCCACCCGCTCGCACGCCGCTCGCAGCTGTCCCTTGCCGACCTCACGCCCTATACGCGCTACAGCTTTGAGCAAGGCACCTCGAACTCCTTCTATTACGCCGAGGAACCGTTTAGCTATATTCCCTGCAACCGCAATATCCGCGTATCCGACCGCGGGACGCTCACCAACCTGCTTATCACCTCGAACGGCTATGCGCTGTCGACCGGCGTACTCTCCAGCGAAATGCAGTGGGGCATGGCCTCGATCCCCCTGGCAGACGCCCCGACGATGCATGTGGGCTACATCATGCATGACGACCGCAAACCCTCTCCCCTCTTGCAGCAATACCTCGACGAGCTCAACCGCATCATCCATGCCAACCAACTGTCGGAAGACGGGGTAGAAATCGTAGATTGCTAG
- a CDS encoding O-acetylhomoserine aminocarboxypropyltransferase/cysteine synthase family protein has product MSQFINNPEHTFGFDTLQLHVGQESADPASDSRAVPIYQTTSYVFRNSQHAADRFGLADAGNIYGRLTNSTQGVFEDRIAALEGGVAGLAVASGAAAITYTLQALAQAGDHVVAQKTIYGGSYNLLEHTLSQFGVETTFVDAHNLDEVEGAIKDNTTVIYLETLGNPNSDIPNIDAISEIAKKHGLPVVVDNTFGTPCLFRPLEHGANIVVHSATKFIGGHGTSLGGVIVDGGNFDWKASGKYAQIAEPNPSYHGVSFAEAAGPAAFATYVRAILLRDEGACISPFNAWVLLQGTETLSLRVDRHVENTKKVVEFLTGDSHVAKVNHPSLPEHPDHELYQKYFPNGGASIFTFEIKGGQEAAWKFIDHLQVFSLLANVADVKSLVVHPATTTHSQLSAEELAEQNITPSTIRLSIGTENAEDIIWDLKQAFAALDE; this is encoded by the coding sequence ATGAGCCAGTTTATCAACAACCCCGAGCACACCTTTGGTTTCGATACCCTGCAGCTGCACGTTGGCCAGGAGAGCGCCGATCCTGCATCCGACTCCCGTGCTGTGCCTATCTATCAAACCACGAGCTATGTGTTCCGCAACTCCCAGCACGCCGCCGACCGCTTTGGTCTTGCCGACGCCGGTAACATCTACGGCCGTCTGACCAACTCCACCCAGGGCGTCTTCGAGGACCGTATCGCCGCGCTCGAGGGTGGCGTGGCCGGTCTTGCCGTCGCCTCCGGTGCCGCTGCCATCACCTATACCCTGCAGGCACTTGCCCAGGCTGGTGACCACGTGGTCGCCCAGAAGACCATCTACGGCGGTTCCTACAACCTGCTGGAGCACACGCTTTCCCAGTTTGGTGTCGAGACCACCTTCGTCGATGCCCATAACCTGGACGAGGTCGAGGGCGCCATCAAGGACAACACCACGGTCATCTATCTCGAGACGCTCGGTAACCCCAACTCCGACATCCCCAACATCGACGCCATCTCCGAGATCGCCAAGAAGCATGGTCTGCCGGTTGTCGTCGACAACACCTTCGGCACCCCGTGTCTGTTCCGTCCGCTGGAGCATGGTGCCAACATCGTCGTCCACTCCGCAACCAAGTTTATCGGCGGCCACGGCACCTCGCTGGGCGGTGTGATCGTCGACGGCGGTAACTTCGATTGGAAGGCGAGTGGCAAGTACGCCCAGATCGCTGAGCCCAACCCCTCCTACCACGGTGTTTCGTTTGCCGAGGCTGCCGGTCCCGCCGCCTTTGCAACCTATGTCCGCGCTATCCTGCTGCGTGACGAGGGCGCCTGCATCAGCCCGTTCAACGCCTGGGTCCTGCTCCAGGGCACCGAGACTCTGTCGCTGCGCGTTGACCGTCATGTCGAGAACACCAAGAAGGTCGTTGAGTTCCTGACCGGTGACAGCCACGTTGCCAAGGTGAACCACCCGAGCCTGCCCGAGCATCCCGACCATGAGCTGTACCAGAAGTACTTCCCCAACGGCGGTGCCTCGATCTTTACCTTTGAGATTAAGGGTGGCCAGGAGGCAGCTTGGAAGTTCATCGATCATCTGCAGGTGTTCTCGCTGCTCGCCAACGTGGCCGACGTCAAGTCGCTCGTCGTGCACCCGGCTACCACCACGCACTCCCAGCTCTCTGCCGAGGAGCTCGCCGAGCAGAACATCACGCCCTCCACGATCCGTCTTTCCATCGGTACCGAGAACGCCGAGGACATCATTTGGGATCTGAAGCAGGCCTTTGCCGCACTGGACGAGTAA